GCTGGACCATACTACAGACCTATATTTACGCGTGATACCAGCACAGCAGGTTCTGTCGCGCAGTCATGGACACCAGCAAACGAAGGAACGTATCAAGACTATCCTGACAGATATAGAGGTATGCTTTTTTGTAATGTATCCGCTATTGCGTTGGGTCTACcaaattatttttggaaatatcTTTTTTCGTTGGACTTTAAAGAAACTTCAAAAGCAGTTAGACCTGTAAGTACATAATATAAGTGAGATAGTATGTTAGAACGATGATATATTTGGGCATTTGGCATccacaaattataaaactttatagatTTGTTCTTTGATAATGTCActataagaaattttattaattaatatcaataaatatccactacaaaaaaatgtgtgcgtgtactagtgtacacacctatttatgaccttatttttctaaaaataatctactatatgcaactttacagaaattggttaaataaagttaaattagataaagcttaacaaaaggcttttattatcatagacatgaatacaaataatacaattatttcattttaccttattactaagattattacagaattttattaattgtaatagaattattactatcattgttatcgttattatatatttttgttattggtttcgaatctcttcgaatcaaccgtggtagggacatgaaaaatatggcgcgtaacggaaaaatgtgacgcgtaaccaaaaatctgacggtatttttttttccaacgccgataaagaagtttcacttcaaaaacaaaagttcGAGTAAAGTATATAGAATCAGCaaggaataattaatatgaaaatataatatgtatatacattccatctttggctatatctttaataagtGTTTTTAAGTTAACGAAAATCCCTAGTTTATGgtttcatataattattttttctgtcTGCCAATTCgaaaacaatgttattttagCACCATCCGCGAAAGCTGAACAATGGCGTGCGCCATACGGGATACACAAGGAGCAGCAGGCATCTATATTGCATCATAAACAATCGCTGAGTTCAGGTAAGATATCGCTACGCAGGAATGTATTTAACATTACCATCATTATGAGCGAATTGGCATGTCTTAAATCCAAATCTGGTGTGTCAGGCTCCGAAGGATGATCgcgtaataataaaagccttttaattGGGATACTTTTTCATACACGTTTCTATTTCAATCTTATTTTAGGCATCTGCccttttttggcaaaggcctcctccaaatcccgTAATTCTATGTGTCACTTTCTGCCATGTGTAAGTCGTGTCTAAGTTTGTAGCGTATGGATCGTTCTACTTCCTTTGGTTAATTTGAGCATTGACTTCTTTCTCTATCTTCAGTCGATAGCTTATGTCTAAGCGATATGGCTAGCAAggagtctttcacttgatcagtccatctggttggtgaacggccacgtgaCCAAACGACGGTCACTTTCCAGAACCAGATCTCATCGCCTCTGCACTTTGTATGgctaaaatatgatataatttgGCTGTCGGCATATGGTAGACAGTCCAGAACCACTTCTTCTTAGCTTCGgctttattaaacaattactcATGTGTATCATTCACACGTGATGTCCTGGCGCGAGCTGGTATTCTCGAGGCTTCCGAGTGCGGCACTGCGGTACTTCAGGGTATTATAATGCAAAAGAAATACTTGAAGTGAGTCTCACATAGTAGAGTAGAGTACGAGGGActcttaaaatctaaattttcacaaaaaaattactaagCAACATCTTCTTAACCTGTCCTATGCTGCAAGGGAAAGGATTCTTCTTCCGCAACAGTAATTTAATTCTAGAATTGTAGAACTTCTTCTCGTCTAATGGAAGAGATTAGCTGCCCATGGCACAGGAATCCTAGTATGGTGGCTAATGCAATTTATCTTTAAACATCCTTTCTTATtgtgtaataaagttttttcttttctttgttTCTTGGGTTGTAGtgttaagtattttttctaagcaaattaaattaaattgaactcAAGAGGATCGTTATCCCCGAGGTCTTTCGGGTGTGgtatattgtgatttttttaaatagacacTCAGACCACCCAGTCCGAACCCTGTGAACGACACATACAACCGACAATATTCTATTTCTGCTGTATATTTTCCGCTAGATGGCGCTTTTCGGTTCGAGTACGCGTCTGACAATGGTTTAGCAGCTGGTGAAATGATCGAGCCTGACGGTTCCAGAGTTGGCGCTTATCAGTACAAAGACCCTAACGGACAGCTGGTTAAACTAAAGTATAGAGCTGGAAAAGAAGGATTCCAGGTCTGTATCACGAATAAAGTATGAAATATTAGCCTTTATTTATCCACATCTTATTGACATATaatcagtgttggcctaatggcttcaatgtgcgacgctcatctctgaggtcgtaggttcgatccccggctttgcaccaatggattttctatctatgtgcgcatttaacattagctcaaacggtgaaggaaaacatcgtgagaaaaccggctttctttagactcaaaaagtcgacggtgtgtgtcaggcacagaaggctgatcacctacttgcctattcgattaacaaatgatcatgaaacagttacagaaatctgaggcctagacctaaaatggttgtagcactattgatttattttgtattgacaTATATTCTTAGAAggctggcaatgtaagtgtccatccGGCGCTATCTcgtaacatcaggtgaggccCCTGCGCATTTACCCcctgttctttaaaaataggccggcaacgcactcgcaaagCCTTCTGGCAGAGTCAGGGTCTATAaccggtggtatcacttaacataaggtaaaaatcaatggcgctacaaattttttaggtctgggcttcagaggtctgtatctgtttcaagaTCTTGtcattctaataggcaagtaggtgatcagcttgtgcctgacacacgccgtccaCTTTTTGGGTTACCGAGCCGGTTacatcacgatgttttcctttacaagAAGTCCATTGGAagaccggggatcgaacctacgacctaatAGATGAGAGTCACCCGATGAAGCCACTAGCTAACCTTTGCTTTCGAGCAATTTTTCAGGATTTGTGTTCaaagagtttttaataataaatcggAATTTTACTCGGGGTTTTGGATTTTTTGAcagatattgatattttttattgcagaTTCTCGAAGGCAGTCATGTACCTAAAAGTCCAGCTCCCACGAATCCACAGACCTctggtaatattatattattttaagcatCACGATGCTTACTATAATAACGTAAA
This DNA window, taken from Pieris brassicae chromosome 14, ilPieBrab1.1, whole genome shotgun sequence, encodes the following:
- the LOC123718194 gene encoding uncharacterized protein LOC123718194, whose protein sequence is MFAAPSAKAEQWRAPYGIHKEQQASILHHKQSLSSDGAFRFEYASDNGLAAGEMIEPDGSRVGAYQYKDPNGQLVKLKYRAGKEGFQILEGSHVPKSPAPTNPQTSDSYYQEAYDHQRRQYEAPQYSQQRPEPNQGPIEPRGAGGQYYVQNWRPDGQSDGQYRENDIEPNRGPHSFGEGYAFAFQGKHNNYQ